A region of Cheilinus undulatus linkage group 10, ASM1832078v1, whole genome shotgun sequence DNA encodes the following proteins:
- the LOC121516128 gene encoding vegetative cell wall protein gp1-like, which produces MKKSLTCQTSELDSDHDEEKMAIQRLQRKRKPIHRLGDTDDERDQPEVPQKNQTRSPQSSKSSSSKTRLTSSCPAPPVPSPYRSSLPESPPSLSPPPVSSPHQSSSTPNESLPSVLRPVSSPRASSPRCQIPPSHWSSLSPIQSPHRSSHFVSSPYWSSSRPVSSPPHRSSSRPVSSPHHRSSSRPVSSPHHRSSSRPVSSPPQRSSSRPVSSPHHRSSSRPFSSPPQRSSSRPVSSPPQWSSSRPVSSPPQLSYSRPASSPPHHWSSSGPVSPPHWSSSRPVSSHHHRSSSSSLPTPRHASTRPVSSARQPSPRSLPSPHGSSPSSCQVPPSQPSSSSAPHSQSSLWSQDTPELYRPSLRVGRSGIEAIPCSAAELHILKLLEHMKQQLTQLIALVNLIPGRTVDESPTEVPEGIQFPFGSLEEVEHFEEWLKEPRNSSQKKNLISALGSIGGQDTKHVTWNILSHIFCDSVAKKICWKGANGKMAFRQMALRAVLARAVRKCHVAKQATDMDINKHVIRWFNLASDRGGGRRDRERRSAALNQRLHDDL; this is translated from the exons ATGAAGAAATCCTTGACCTGCCAAACATCAGAGCTTGACTCTGATCATGATGAGGAGAAGATGGCAATACAACGGCTTCAAAGGAAACGTAAACCAAT CCACCGCTTAGGCGATACAGATGATGAAAGAGATCAGCCAGAGGTTCCTCAAAAGAACCAGACCCGATCACCTCAGTCTTCAAAATCCAGTTCAAGTAAAACTCGGCTGACCTCGTCATGCCCTGCGCCACCAGTGCCATCCCCTTACCGATCATCACTTCCTGAGTCACCACCATCACTTTCACCACCACCTGTGTCTTCTCCTCACCAGTCATCATCAACCCCCAATGAGTCATTACCATCAGTACTGCGACCAGTGTCCTCTCCTCGGGCATCTTCTCCAAg ATGTCAAATTCCACCTTCACACTGGTCGTCTCTGAGCCCCATTCAATCTCCTCATCGATCATCACACTTTGTTTCATCTCCATATTGGTCATCCTCACGCCCAGtctcatctcctcctcatcGGTCATCCTCACGCCCAGTCTCATCTCCTCATCATCGGTCATCCTCACGCCCAGTCTCATCTCCTCATCATCGGTCATCCTCACGCCCAGTCTCATCTCCTCCTCAGCGGTCATCCTCACGCCCAGTCTCATCTCCTCATCATCGGTCATCCTCACGCCCATTCTCATCTCCTCCTCAGCGGTCATCCTCACGCCCAGTCTCATCTCCTCCTCAGTGGTCATCCTCACGCCCAGTATCATCTCCTCCTCAGTTGTCATACTCACGCCCAGcctcatctcctcctcatcattGGTCATCATCAGGCCCAGTCTCACCTCCTCATTGGTCATCCTCACGCCCAGTCTCATCTCATCATCATCGGTCATCGTCAAGCTCACTGCCAACCCCTCGTCATGCATCAACACGCCCAGTGTCATCTGCTCGTCAGCCATCACCAAGGTCATTGCCATCTCCTCATGggtcatcaccatcatcatgcCAAGTGCCACCTTCTCAGccctcctcatcctctgcaCCCCACTCGCAGTCATCCTTGTGGTCTCAAGACACTCCTGAACTCTACAGGCCATCTTTGAGAGTGGGACGATCAGGAATAGAGGCGATACCTTGCTCTG ctgcTGAACTTCACATCCTTAAACTGCTTGAACACATGAAGCAACAGCTAACACAACTGATTGCATTGGTCAACTTGATTCCTGGGAGGACGGTTGATGAAAGTCCAACCGAAGTACCTGAAGGCATTCAGTTTCCCTTTGGGTCACTGGAGGAGGTGGAACACTTTGAGGAGTGGCTGAAAGAACCACGCAATTCCTCACAGAAAAAGAACTTG ATTTCTGCCCTGGGCTCCATTGGGGGACAGGACACGAAGCATGTTACCTGGAACATCCTGTCACACATTTTTTGTGATAGTGTGGCCAAGAAAATCTGTTGGAAGGGAGCAAATGGAAAGATGGCATTCAGACAAATGGCATTGAGAGCAGTACTTGCAC